In the genome of Enterococcus sp. DIV2402, the window CTAGATATTTCTATTTGTGCCATTTCAACAATTTTTTCTGTTAAAACAAATATTTCTTCAGATAGTTCATTTAACAAATGTATATATTGATTATTTACACCGTAATATGTCCGCTTAACATTGCTTAAATCATTTAAAATATACGGTGTTTTAGGAAAACCAATTCCGGTGCCAAAAGCAATTAATTCGGTGCCATTACTATCTAAACAAATTGCAAAATTATTATTTATTTTTTTAATAACTTCTAGCACATTTCCACTCCTTCTTAGAGTAACCTCAAGTTTCTTTTATAGATGAGAGTTTTTTGCTATTAGTTACTAATAGTCCAACATTTACATCAAATGACAAAAATAAAACGCTATCATTTAAGAAGCTAAAAGCTATCCTTTCTCTTATTAATTTGGAAAATATTTTAATCACCTTTCTCTCAAAAAAAAAGTCTCCTATAAGTACATACCAAAAAAAGCTGTTATCGCTTTTTCGGGTAATGCCTCATAAGAGTAACAATCCCTATTTTATTTCTAAATAACTAGTCTGATTTCACTTTAACATTCAAGTTATTTTTCGGACCTCCTTTCTTTCAGACTATTCTTCTAGATAATACTCCTTAATCTACAGGTTAAGTCAACGTAAAATTCACTCTTTTTATCATGTATAAAATAAAAGAACTATAGTTTATAATCTACAGTTCTTAATTTCTTCTATCTCACATAGCTTGATTGTGAAATTGGCTTGAATCTTTGTTAAGTTCAGAGATTTTATGATTTAAACGTTCAATTGTTTGACCTAATTCATAATATTGCTCAATTAATTTGGAACGCTCATTGACTAATAACTTTTTCTTAGATTCTTGATTGTTTTGTGACAGATTATCAATTTCTGTATATCTAAGAAGCGCCTCAATCGATAATCCTGCACTTCTTAAACAAGTAATCATTTTTAATTTTTTGATATCTTCATAAGAGTAGCTTCGAACACCACCATTTTTTCGTTTTACAGGTGGTATTAACCCCATACGCTCATAGTATCGTAAGGTAACTGGTGTAACGCCTATAATTTTTGCTACTTCGGAAATTCCCATGATTAATGTCCTCCTATTAAACTAGTCCTTTATCAGCTTAAAAATATTTTGCTCAGCTGTTCAAGATAATCATAAGATGTTAGAATAGAAATATCAAATACCTATATTGAATACATATATATAACTAAAAAGCATAGGAGATATACATGGAATTTAGATTGTTAAGATATTTTATTGCCGTAGCCGATCAACAAACAATTTCAGGCGCTGCCAGACAGCTCCATCTTTCACAGCCCACGCTTTCAAGGCAATTAAGTGAGTTGGAAGAAGAATTAGGCGTAAAATTATTTATTCGAGGAAACAGAAGAATTTCCCTCACCAATGAAGGCATGTATTTGTTATCGAAAGCTCGAGAAATTGTTAGCTTAGCCGAAAAAACCGAAGCAAACTTCAAAAATTCAACAAAAACAATTAGTGGTGAAATTCATCTAGGTAGTGGCGAATCTGATGCTATCAGAATTATTGCACAATCGGTTAAAAATGTGACCGATCAACATCAAGATGTGCAATTTCATTTATATAGTGGAAATGCCGAAGCAATTTTTGAAAAATTAGAAAATGGTTTACTAGATTTTGGAATTATTGTTGATCCCCCCGTTGATAAAAATGCTTATGATTATTTGCAACTTCCTATTAAAGACACTTGGGGCGTTTTAATGCACAGAGACAGTGACTTGTCCTTAAAAAAAGTAATCTCACCTGAAGATTTGACGAATCAACCATTAATTTTATCCCAGCAATCGATTATCTACAATGAATTATCGGGATGGTTTGGAAAGGATATCAAAAACCTAGATATTCGCTGCACCTATAATTTAATTTATAATGCAGCAAAAATGGTGGAAGCAAACGTAGGATACGCCATTTGCTTAGATAAACTGATTGACACCTACAGTAATCCTACTGTTTGTTTTAGACCGTTATATCCCAATTTGACTGCTAATTTGTATTTAATATGGAAAAAGCATCAGGTATTTTCTAAAGCTTCTTCCACTTTTTTAAAACAGCTTCGAAGTGATATTGAAAAATATACGATTATTGAAAAATAATATTCACCGAGTAAATTTGAAACTATCAATTTACTCGGTGAATATGTTATGCTATTGAGCCTCTTTTTGATTATATGTCAGAAGCAATTTCAATGATTTTTACTACTTTAGCTGGAACACCACCAACAATTGTATTAGGAGAAACATTTTTTGAAACCACGGCTCCTGCAGCAATAATTGAATTATCTCCAATAGTCACTCCGGGAAGAATGGTCGCATTTGAACCAATCCAAACGTTCTTGCCGATAATAATAGGTGCCGGGTACAACGTTGTCCTGTCTTCCGGTTGAATCCCATGATTTAAAGTGGCAAGCACAACGTTATGACCAATCAGGGTATGATCTCCTATAAAAATTCCGCCTTGATCTTGAAAATTACAGCCCGCATTTATAAACACATTTTTCCCCAATGTGATATTTTTGCCTGAATCAGTGTAAAAAGGTGGGAAAATACTCAATGTTTCATCCACTACTTTGCCAGTTAATTCGGAAATAAATTGACGTATTTCTTGACTAGAATAATAATCTCTATTCATTTTTGTTGTAATTTTTCTCGCTTCATTGCTAAGATATGATAGCATTTTTTGTTGCTCAGTTCCTGGTCGAATAAGCTTCCCAGCATCTACATAATCATGAAATTCTTGAATATCCATATTTACCTCCGTCCATTTATACGCTTTGAGAAGTTGGGCGAATAATCATATTGCTTACAGACATTCTATCAGGCGTATCAATTGCAAATAAAACAGCTTGGGCAATATCTTCAGATGTTAAACCATTTTCTTTTTGGTCTTCGTGTAAAGCTAATGCAACTTTTTTGTCACTAATTGTATGATATAATTCTGTTGCTACAGCTCCGGGTGAAATGATGGTTGATTTAATATTGTTTAATCGTTGTTCTTGACGTAGTCCCTCCATGATGGTACGTACAGCAAATTTAGTTCCACAATAAACAGCTGAGTCTGGATAGACAACATGTCCAGCAACTGAATCAGTTGAAATAATGTGTCCACTTTTCTGCTTAATCATAGTAGGCAAAACAGCTGAAATCCCATTCAATACACCCATAATATTAATATCTAACATTTGTTGCCATTCCTCACGGCGATTTTCACTTAGTGCGCCAGTCGGCATAACTCCTGCGTTATTATATAAGACATCAATTCGCCCGTATTTTTCTAACGCAAAATCTGCTACTTTTTGAACATCCTCTATCTTTCTTACATCTGCTTTTAAATAATCAATTGCCGCTTCAGGTATACTTTCTTTCAATGCTTTCAAACGTTCTTCTCTTCTCGCAGCAATAATTAATTTTGCACCATGTTCTGCAAGTAAAGTCGTAGTGGCTTCACCGATTCCACTAGATGCGCCCATAATAATAATTACTTTTTCCGCTATTTTTTTCATCTTATCTTGTCCTCTCTTATTAGGTTTAAAATTAGTGTAGCACTTAAACTTAAGGTTAAGTCAACACGTATGATTCATTATAAAAAGAGCAATTGTTTAATAAACAAAAAAAGCTAGAGTCTACTCTAACTTTTTAAGGAAATCTTAGATTAAATTGTTTTGGTATCAATGACAAAACGATACCTAACATCCGAACGAAGCACCCGTTCGTAGGCTTCATCAATCTTGTCTGCAGAAATCAACTCAATTTCTGGCATGATCTGATGTTCTCCACAAAAATCAAGCATTTCTTGCGTTTCTTTAATACTGCCAATTGCCGAACCTGCAAATGAACGACGTGCAGAAATTAAACGACTGATGTGTAACGAAGCTGTATCTGCTGGTGCGCCAACATTGACCAGCGTGCCATCTAACTTCAGAAGATTTAAGTAACTATCATAATCCAAAACTGCACTCACAGTGTTAATAATTAAGTCGAACGAATTTTTTAATTGACTAAACGTTTCTGAATCAGAGGTTGCATAATAAGCGTGCGCACCAAAGTTTAAACCGTCTTCTTTTTTACTTAACGTTTGTGATAAAACAGTGACATTCGCCTCCATCGCACTCGCAATCTTTACTGCCATATGTCCCAAGCCACCTAATCCAACTACTGCCACATTTTTTCCTGCTGCGTGCCAATGATTTAATGGCGAATAGGTCGTAATCCCTGCACATAATAAGGGAGCTGCTTTTTCTAAAGGGATTGATTCTGGAATGCGTACAACAAATGCTTCTGTTACCACAATATGAGAAGCATAACCACCTTGCGTATAGTGACCATATTTATCAATAGCTGCATACGTACCTGTGTGACCATGGGGGCCCTCGCAATACTGCTCTTCGCCTTCTTTGCAATGTTGACATTCTCCACAAGAATCAACCATACAGCCTACTCCTACGCGATCACCTACTTGATATTTCTTGACACTAGAACCGACCGCAGATACAATCCCTGCAATTTCATGTCCCGGAACCAGTGGATACGCCACTTCGCCCCATTCTCCTCTTACAGTATGAATATCGGAATGACAAATTCCAGCATATTTAATTTCAATTAATACGTCATCATTTTGTAATTCTCGCCGTTCAATCCGAGTCGTTTGAAAATTATCTTCGGGTCCAAATACGGCTTTTGCATTTACCTGATACATTCAAAATACCTCCTTAGTAACGAATCAATGACAATTTTATAGTTTTCCACTAAATACTGGAAAATCACTGTATTCGCCATAATTCTCTAAACCAATCTTTTTCAAAGCTTCTAAATCTTCCGCGGTAATTTCAAAATCGACCGAAGCATTGCTACGAATGTGCTCGATATTTTCTGATTTAGGTAATGGCAGAAGTCCTAATTGTAAACAATAACGAATACATAATTGTGGTACAGAAATCTCATATTTTTTCGCCATCTCCATTACTTCTTGATGTTTTAAAATTTCACCATGTGCAACTGGTGAATAAGCTTCCACTAAAATATTATTTTCTTGGCAATAGTTAATCAACGGTAGTGGCGTCTTGCCGACATGCGTTAAGATTTGATTCACCATTGGCTTGATTGTCCCATTTTCAATCAGATTCTCAATATCCACTTGATCAAAATTAGACACACCAATCGCACGTAATTTTCCTGACTGATAAGCTTCTTCTAGAGCTTTCCACGCCTGCAAGTTCCCTTCAAAAAAGTGTTTGCCATTACGAAATTCGCTCCAAGGTTGTGGGCTATGAATAATCATTAAATCAATATAATCAAGTGCCATTTTTTCTAATGATTCATCAATTGCCTTGACTGCTTCATCATAATCTTTAATTTCTGCGGCTAATTTTGTAGTAACAAAAATTTCTTCTCGTGCAACAGTTGACTGACGAACACCTTCTCCAACACCACGCTCATTCCCATAAGCCTGAGCAGTATCGATATGACGATAGCCAATAGCCAACGCTTCTTTAACAATCGTCGCAACGTTTGTATCGTCAATCATCCATGTTCCTAGACCTAATTTAGGAATTGTTACCTCATTTGATAGTGTATAACTTTCATTTAATACCATGATTCATTCCTCCAATATTTGTTAGGATAATTCTACTATACAACTTCACCTTGACTTCAAGTCAACAAAAAAATAAACCCATCATACTGATAGGCTTATCTCTGATTTTTTCAACTTTTATAACAATGTACAGCTAAACGAACGAAAATAGTTTATTCAACTTCCAAATTTAAACTGGTACTATGCGCAGGCTGTGTGCGATTTTTTGGATTAATGTAATGTAAGGCATTATTTACAGCAGTCGGTGCTTCGCCAAATCCTGTCGCAATTAAATTGACTTTGCCGTCATACAACGTGATATCCCCGCAACAATACACCCCTTCCATCGAGCTACGCATATCCGAACGAACCGGAATCCCTTGACGAGAACTCGTCATGCCCCAGTCTTTTAAGTTTAACGAAGAGGAGAAACCGTAATTAACGATTAAATAATCCACAGATAAACGAACGGTTTCGTCACTTTTTGGTTCTTGAAGGTAAATCTCTTCTAACATTCGTTCTCCCGCGACATCTTTAATGATATACGGGGTCATAATGTTAACAGAGGATTGTTTTAATTGATTAACGCTATGTTCATGCGCGCGAAACTCTGAGCGACGATGAATCAAAGAGACCTCGGCAGCAATTGGGGCTAACATCAACGCCCAATCAATCGCAGAATCACCGCCACCAGCAATGGCGACTTTTTTCCCAGCGTATTTCATCAAATCCGGGACATAATAATCAATGCCGTAGTTTTCAAAATTTTCAGCATTCGGTACGGTTAATTTTCGTGGTTGGAACGAGCCGTTGCCTAAAGCTAAAATAACCGCACGTGAATAATGCGTTCGTTTATTCGTCGTTACTTCAATGATGCCGTCTTCTTGGCGCTCAATTTTTAAGACTTGTTCTTCTAAGCAATAGCGTTGATTAAACGTAGTAATTTGTTTTTCCAATTTTTGTACCAAATCACCCGCTTTAATTTTAGGGTATCCCGGAATATCATAAATGTATTTTTCAGGATACAAGGTGGACAGTTGACCACCGAGTTGCGGTAAGGTGTCAATAATTTTCGTTTTGGCATTGCGCATTCCAGCATAAAAGGCAGCGAACATCCCCGCCGGACCTGCGCCAACAATTGTAATATCGTAAATAGTCAATGTTCGTTTCCTCTCATAATTTTTTATTTAAAAACTTGTGGGAAATTCTCCCATTTTTCGTTGATGATACAATAATGGCAAGACGTCTTCATGAGTAATATCTATAACTTCACCAATCAAAACTAGATGATCACCAGCATCGATACGTTTATATAATTTGCATTGTAACGCTGCTGCCACATTTTCCAAAACAGGTACCTGATGCTCTGATTGATACCAATCACATTTTTGAAAACGGACCTCTGTTTGCTCACGATTTGCAAATAACAAAGCGATTTCTTTTTGATGATGCGCTAAGATATTAATAGTAAAGCGGTCGACTTCTTGAAATGTTTTATAATTGGAAGACTCTTTCCCAATAGACCATAAAACTAATAATGGATCAACGGATACTGAGGCAAATGAATTAACTGTTAAACCAATCGGCTCATTCTTTCCATCAAAAGTCGTTACCACTGTGACTCCTGTAGGATAATTTGCCATCACTTCCTTAAACGAATGAACTGTCATTTATCTATAACCTACTTCCCTAGCTATTTTACGAATCCTTTTTATTAATAAACAAGATAAGAGGCGCTTGGCATCTTATCTTGTTTAAAAGTTTAATTTAATGCTGCTTCGTATTTTTCAGAAACTGTATCCCAGTCAATAATTTTAAAGAAATTTGTTACATATTCAGGTCGTCTGTTTTGATAATTCAAATAATACGCATGTTCCCAAACATCCAAGCCTATAAGGGACGTTTTGCCTTCTGAAATTGGATTGTCTTGATTTGGTGTACTTGTAATAGCCAATTTATCTTCATTTAAAACTAACCAAGCCCAACCAGAACCAAATCTACCAGTCGCAGCTTTAGCAAATTCTTCTTGGAATTTATCAAAGTCGCCGAAAGTTTGATCAATTGCTTCTGCTAATTTTCCAGTTGGCAGATTGTTTTCTTTTGGTGCTGTTAATGTTTCCCAAAAGAAGGAATGATTAAAATGACCTCCGCCATTGTTACGAACTGCCGTTTGAATAGCTTCAGGTAGTTCATCTAAATGAGTTAATAAGTCCTCTAAAGATTTATCAGCTAATTCCGCATGACCTTCAAGAGCCGCATTTAGATTATTTACATACGTTTGATGGTGTTTCCCATAATGAATTTCCATCGTTGTTTGATCAATTACTGGTTCTAAAGCATCAAAAGCGTATTTTAATTCTGGTAATGAAAATGTAGTCATTTAAATTCCTCCAAACAATTTATACTTTATAAACCTTTTAGTTTAGAAAGTATATTAAGTTTAAAGCAAGTAAGTAGTAAAAGTCAATCACTTTATTCACAAATTCTTACTTGCTTTTTATCTTTTCTTCTTCAAATACAATCATGAAATGACAATGGTTTTCACCATCTGCTTTACATTGCGTTCGCTCAACCCTTGATGTACCTAAGACATCTTTGAACATGGCTGTCTCACAATGACAGGCTTGTTTAAAATTTTTAGCAACTTCAAAAATTGGACAATGATGTTCAATTAGTTCAAATTTATTTTGTGTGACTTGAATAACATCTGCCATATAACCTTTTTCTGCTTGAATATCTCGTAATATTTGAACTTTTTCAGTATTGGTTTGCGCTTGTTCCATATAGGGAATGTATTTATTTGCTAAACGTTTCCCACGATTTTCAAATAATTGATTAATCAGTTGATCGCCTTGCATATCATGTAAATCATTTAAAAAATCGACTGTTAAATTATCGTAATTTTTCGGGAATAGGCTATCCGCTTTACTAGATAATGAGAAAAATTGAACAGGACGCCCCATAGGTTGCTTCTCTTCTGAAATTTTGAGAAAAGCATCTCGATCCAAAGCATTTAAATGTTTACGAACAGCCATTTCGGTAATTTCCAGTTCTTGTGCTAACTGATTAACGGTCATGCTAGTTCGTTTTTTTAATAAATCTAGGATTTTCTCTTTTGTTGTTAGACGAGAATTGTTCATTTCTTCACCTCCATACCATTTCATCATAACACAAGAATATGGATTAAAAAAATGAGAAGTAATGCTTGTTAGTTATAAAAAAATACTGACTTCTTGACAGTTACTTTGCCTTATCTAGCACTTATGTTCTTCCAGTTTTGTGTAATATTCTTTCATTTCTGTTTCCCACTTCTGTTTGTCCTTTTCAGTAATATTACGAATAACCTTAGCAGGATTCCCTCCAACAATTGTATTTTCTGGCACATCTTTAGTCACTACCGCGCCTGCACCTACAATTGAATTTTTACCAATGGTTACACCGGGTAGTATCGTTGCGTTTGCTCCAATCCATACATTATCTTCCACTTTGATGGGTAAGCCAAATTCCAAATCTTTTATCCGTACAGTTGGATCAGTCGGATGCCCCGCAGTGTAAAAACCTGCACGCGGTCCAACCATAACATTGTCTCCAAAAATAATTTTATTGACATCCAAGAAGACACAATCCATATTGGCATAAAAATTTTCACCAATTTCCACGTGGCGACCGTAATCTACATATAAAGGTGGATTCACATAGAAAAATCCCCCTGTTTTACCAAATAATTTTCTTTCAAGTGCCACGATTGCTTCTTTATTTTCAATTGGTTCCTGATTAATTTGTTGTGCTAGTTTTTTCCCTGCTAACGAGCCATTTTCAGGGAAAATATTTGGTGCAAAATACAATTTTCCTGCTAACATTTGTTCATAATCAAAATCTTTTTCCATTATCTTTTCTCCTTGCTTATTAAATAATTTAAGCCTAAGTGTACAAGACCATTTAAATAATCTTCTTGAAAGGTCTTTGCTAAACGAATTTCTGGTAGTTCAAAATAAGGAAAAATCGTTTTTAAACGCGTTCTAATTTCCTGAAGAACGATTTCAGAAAATTGTGTAACATTCGTATAAACTACAATTTGTGTCGGATCATACATACTGATAATTGTTTGTAAGACTTCTTCGATTTGTTTTTCTAAACTCGCAAAGTCTTTCGGGAAAACGCCTTGATGCTCTAATGGCAAATGTTTTATTTCACCACTTAGTCCATGTTTGCCATGGAAAATTTTGCCATTGATGACAATTCCTGCACCCGGTGGATAATTTTTTGGATAATACAATGATACAAAAATATCTTGTGTTGCTTGGTTCAAAGAATGGCTCAATGTTGCTGCATTAATATCATTTTCAATTAAGACTGCCAAAGAAAATTCATCTTCCATTAATTGTCGAAAGTTCAAATTATATAATGGTTCAAAATCCATAATTTGTAACTTACCTTCT includes:
- a CDS encoding MerR family transcriptional regulator, whose product is MGISEVAKIIGVTPVTLRYYERMGLIPPVKRKNGGVRSYSYEDIKKLKMITCLRSAGLSIEALLRYTEIDNLSQNNQESKKKLLVNERSKLIEQYYELGQTIERLNHKISELNKDSSQFHNQAM
- a CDS encoding LysR family transcriptional regulator; this encodes MEFRLLRYFIAVADQQTISGAARQLHLSQPTLSRQLSELEEELGVKLFIRGNRRISLTNEGMYLLSKAREIVSLAEKTEANFKNSTKTISGEIHLGSGESDAIRIIAQSVKNVTDQHQDVQFHLYSGNAEAIFEKLENGLLDFGIIVDPPVDKNAYDYLQLPIKDTWGVLMHRDSDLSLKKVISPEDLTNQPLILSQQSIIYNELSGWFGKDIKNLDIRCTYNLIYNAAKMVEANVGYAICLDKLIDTYSNPTVCFRPLYPNLTANLYLIWKKHQVFSKASSTFLKQLRSDIEKYTIIEK
- a CDS encoding sugar O-acetyltransferase; amino-acid sequence: MDIQEFHDYVDAGKLIRPGTEQQKMLSYLSNEARKITTKMNRDYYSSQEIRQFISELTGKVVDETLSIFPPFYTDSGKNITLGKNVFINAGCNFQDQGGIFIGDHTLIGHNVVLATLNHGIQPEDRTTLYPAPIIIGKNVWIGSNATILPGVTIGDNSIIAAGAVVSKNVSPNTIVGGVPAKVVKIIEIASDI
- a CDS encoding SDR family oxidoreductase, translated to MKKIAEKVIIIMGASSGIGEATTTLLAEHGAKLIIAARREERLKALKESIPEAAIDYLKADVRKIEDVQKVADFALEKYGRIDVLYNNAGVMPTGALSENRREEWQQMLDINIMGVLNGISAVLPTMIKQKSGHIISTDSVAGHVVYPDSAVYCGTKFAVRTIMEGLRQEQRLNNIKSTIISPGAVATELYHTISDKKVALALHEDQKENGLTSEDIAQAVLFAIDTPDRMSVSNMIIRPTSQSV
- a CDS encoding NAD(P)-dependent alcohol dehydrogenase; its protein translation is MYQVNAKAVFGPEDNFQTTRIERRELQNDDVLIEIKYAGICHSDIHTVRGEWGEVAYPLVPGHEIAGIVSAVGSSVKKYQVGDRVGVGCMVDSCGECQHCKEGEEQYCEGPHGHTGTYAAIDKYGHYTQGGYASHIVVTEAFVVRIPESIPLEKAAPLLCAGITTYSPLNHWHAAGKNVAVVGLGGLGHMAVKIASAMEANVTVLSQTLSKKEDGLNFGAHAYYATSDSETFSQLKNSFDLIINTVSAVLDYDSYLNLLKLDGTLVNVGAPADTASLHISRLISARRSFAGSAIGSIKETQEMLDFCGEHQIMPEIELISADKIDEAYERVLRSDVRYRFVIDTKTI
- a CDS encoding aldo/keto reductase translates to MVLNESYTLSNEVTIPKLGLGTWMIDDTNVATIVKEALAIGYRHIDTAQAYGNERGVGEGVRQSTVAREEIFVTTKLAAEIKDYDEAVKAIDESLEKMALDYIDLMIIHSPQPWSEFRNGKHFFEGNLQAWKALEEAYQSGKLRAIGVSNFDQVDIENLIENGTIKPMVNQILTHVGKTPLPLINYCQENNILVEAYSPVAHGEILKHQEVMEMAKKYEISVPQLCIRYCLQLGLLPLPKSENIEHIRSNASVDFEITAEDLEALKKIGLENYGEYSDFPVFSGKL
- a CDS encoding NAD(P)/FAD-dependent oxidoreductase — protein: MTIYDITIVGAGPAGMFAAFYAGMRNAKTKIIDTLPQLGGQLSTLYPEKYIYDIPGYPKIKAGDLVQKLEKQITTFNQRYCLEEQVLKIERQEDGIIEVTTNKRTHYSRAVILALGNGSFQPRKLTVPNAENFENYGIDYYVPDLMKYAGKKVAIAGGGDSAIDWALMLAPIAAEVSLIHRRSEFRAHEHSVNQLKQSSVNIMTPYIIKDVAGERMLEEIYLQEPKSDETVRLSVDYLIVNYGFSSSLNLKDWGMTSSRQGIPVRSDMRSSMEGVYCCGDITLYDGKVNLIATGFGEAPTAVNNALHYINPKNRTQPAHSTSLNLEVE
- a CDS encoding flavin reductase family protein; this encodes MTVHSFKEVMANYPTGVTVVTTFDGKNEPIGLTVNSFASVSVDPLLVLWSIGKESSNYKTFQEVDRFTINILAHHQKEIALLFANREQTEVRFQKCDWYQSEHQVPVLENVAAALQCKLYKRIDAGDHLVLIGEVIDITHEDVLPLLYHQRKMGEFPTSF
- a CDS encoding superoxide dismutase, with product MTTFSLPELKYAFDALEPVIDQTTMEIHYGKHHQTYVNNLNAALEGHAELADKSLEDLLTHLDELPEAIQTAVRNNGGGHFNHSFFWETLTAPKENNLPTGKLAEAIDQTFGDFDKFQEEFAKAATGRFGSGWAWLVLNEDKLAITSTPNQDNPISEGKTSLIGLDVWEHAYYLNYQNRRPEYVTNFFKIIDWDTVSEKYEAALN
- a CDS encoding helix-turn-helix transcriptional regulator, which codes for MNNSRLTTKEKILDLLKKRTSMTVNQLAQELEITEMAVRKHLNALDRDAFLKISEEKQPMGRPVQFFSLSSKADSLFPKNYDNLTVDFLNDLHDMQGDQLINQLFENRGKRLANKYIPYMEQAQTNTEKVQILRDIQAEKGYMADVIQVTQNKFELIEHHCPIFEVAKNFKQACHCETAMFKDVLGTSRVERTQCKADGENHCHFMIVFEEEKIKSK
- a CDS encoding sugar O-acetyltransferase, with translation MEKDFDYEQMLAGKLYFAPNIFPENGSLAGKKLAQQINQEPIENKEAIVALERKLFGKTGGFFYVNPPLYVDYGRHVEIGENFYANMDCVFLDVNKIIFGDNVMVGPRAGFYTAGHPTDPTVRIKDLEFGLPIKVEDNVWIGANATILPGVTIGKNSIVGAGAVVTKDVPENTIVGGNPAKVIRNITEKDKQKWETEMKEYYTKLEEHKC
- a CDS encoding ROK family protein, yielding MKAHKPTNVKYHNLEMLRQIFRSGASFSSKELSERTGLSVVSINKLLIDLKESGEVITQEEAVVTGGRRATVYRYNPNVKQLLILQFAEAGTDMAGHLFVHNLFGEIINQWLLTADELALEPLKQKIHQILNEYPAIELLVFGIPGAELEGKLQIMDFEPLYNLNFRQLMEDEFSLAVLIENDINAATLSHSLNQATQDIFVSLYYPKNYPPGAGIVINGKIFHGKHGLSGEIKHLPLEHQGVFPKDFASLEKQIEEVLQTIISMYDPTQIVVYTNVTQFSEIVLQEIRTRLKTIFPYFELPEIRLAKTFQEDYLNGLVHLGLNYLISKEKR